A part of Paenibacillus sp. IHBB 10380 genomic DNA contains:
- a CDS encoding TerB N-terminal domain-containing protein, whose amino-acid sequence MSEDKEPKLGVYPMDENSELILKGYTEMSKGVGTAFAIPVLTVGDQRFNAADISREIRPGVDIVRVGNRDIPVDQLRELGIGLMGRTIHGALMDKPYKLTPLEVIYRGSERLQGAWSRIEFPDLVWPYGGEHPVLEHLEFLSKWGLNGGIKGGALHHAVELRMFMEYTVLNYPEARVLVVGKKNLLDKLKVMWHELDALWLVGTQKPEAVLENITNSIVIAAPNVAKQAIVQTISFDIMIMLEPDDLTKSTTTQMYKQLKRMKSRIKLAVYSEEGYVTQPKVSTVHMNLLKISDYTLQQYAIYNPKHPRKELPRAYQRMQSTPTPVPSPSLHLTEIDVGMVKDQKGSPIPRREAGHAPLPVLPLQQLPVQTAMHDLASLFKSVPNMNKLGSVPEHRFTRRARELVDRTESYALFVPYMNYWPTYDSMTAVQSKWYFYWRGAVRRGEYPDTDLSYIFLYVYELINGVGWSDAVDGYHLMVAVWVAYRERHLKLNDYLINWIADYVLVHQLDVSLDIFDDVLHQLSGDLLEIEMARRFNADPLDIPFPLMRKLSDYDISKSKFYNEGGSALFEEYAPKVLTLVDSYVLKQQNMRLINIFYPGLPLEKERFVFRSAMYDDSLFGGTITVHLTRISEHMPLREFMTQLVRVIENKLREIRNFKGKLRGIEIEPEIERLVSRYLDRELNALPIREQKGPAVVIDAEKLAQLQQDSEFVRDILTVDLDDTSQDETHLEPMETEESFNGEIWKAGDLQARYVNDNDNEMDVESEIEPMASISPMSSISWDTTGIPEEWQQWVQALSSSDLEALYVLKQGLGYSELQRIAQNVGTMPELLLDGINEVAMDMLGDLVIDGDDLMEEYVPLFAKLTRGEPYE is encoded by the coding sequence ATGAGTGAGGATAAGGAACCGAAGCTAGGTGTATATCCTATGGATGAGAATTCAGAGTTGATCCTGAAAGGGTACACAGAAATGAGTAAGGGTGTGGGGACAGCATTTGCAATTCCTGTATTAACGGTAGGAGATCAACGGTTTAATGCTGCGGATATCTCGCGAGAGATTAGACCGGGTGTAGATATCGTTAGGGTAGGAAACAGAGACATTCCCGTTGATCAGCTTAGGGAGCTAGGAATAGGTCTGATGGGGCGAACGATTCATGGTGCACTCATGGATAAACCGTACAAATTGACACCGTTAGAAGTGATTTATCGTGGAAGTGAGCGATTGCAGGGTGCTTGGAGTCGGATTGAATTTCCCGATCTAGTATGGCCTTACGGTGGCGAACATCCTGTGTTGGAGCATTTGGAATTTTTGTCGAAGTGGGGCCTGAATGGTGGCATAAAGGGTGGGGCACTCCATCATGCAGTGGAACTCCGTATGTTCATGGAATATACGGTGCTCAATTACCCAGAAGCAAGGGTATTAGTTGTAGGGAAGAAGAATTTATTAGACAAGCTGAAGGTGATGTGGCATGAGCTGGACGCACTTTGGCTTGTGGGTACCCAGAAGCCGGAAGCTGTATTGGAGAACATAACGAATAGTATTGTGATCGCAGCACCTAATGTGGCCAAGCAGGCGATAGTGCAGACGATATCTTTTGATATCATGATCATGCTCGAACCAGACGATCTAACGAAAAGCACAACGACCCAGATGTACAAACAACTAAAGCGTATGAAGTCTCGAATCAAGCTGGCGGTTTATTCTGAAGAAGGATATGTGACACAACCGAAGGTTTCAACCGTTCACATGAATCTATTGAAGATAAGTGATTATACCCTACAACAGTATGCAATATATAATCCTAAGCATCCAAGAAAAGAGCTACCGAGGGCTTACCAAAGGATGCAGAGTACACCGACACCTGTCCCATCCCCGTCGTTACATTTGACCGAAATAGATGTGGGTATGGTAAAGGATCAGAAAGGATCACCGATTCCGCGTAGAGAAGCAGGACATGCACCTTTGCCAGTATTACCATTACAGCAATTACCTGTGCAGACTGCAATGCATGACCTTGCATCCTTATTTAAATCTGTACCGAATATGAATAAGTTAGGCTCTGTACCGGAACATCGATTCACTAGGAGAGCGAGGGAGCTGGTAGATCGCACAGAGTCCTACGCATTATTCGTACCCTACATGAATTATTGGCCCACCTATGACAGCATGACTGCAGTCCAGTCCAAGTGGTATTTCTACTGGAGAGGAGCGGTAAGACGTGGTGAATATCCAGATACCGATCTTTCTTATATTTTCCTATATGTCTATGAGCTGATTAACGGTGTGGGATGGAGTGATGCTGTTGATGGCTATCATTTGATGGTGGCTGTATGGGTAGCTTACCGTGAGCGCCATTTGAAGCTGAATGACTACTTGATCAATTGGATCGCGGATTATGTACTAGTCCATCAACTGGATGTTTCCTTAGATATTTTTGATGATGTACTACACCAATTGTCAGGTGATTTATTAGAAATAGAGATGGCGCGTAGATTTAATGCCGATCCACTAGATATTCCATTTCCTCTGATGCGGAAACTGTCAGATTATGATATAAGCAAAAGTAAGTTTTATAATGAAGGTGGTAGTGCGCTCTTTGAAGAATATGCACCTAAAGTGCTGACCTTAGTTGACTCCTATGTATTGAAGCAGCAAAATATGCGACTAATTAACATATTCTATCCGGGGTTACCTCTGGAAAAAGAAAGATTTGTATTCCGTAGTGCGATGTATGATGATTCGCTATTCGGCGGTACGATTACTGTACATCTAACTCGAATTAGTGAGCATATGCCTTTACGTGAATTCATGACTCAATTAGTTAGAGTGATCGAGAATAAGTTGCGAGAAATACGTAATTTTAAAGGTAAATTACGTGGAATTGAGATCGAGCCTGAGATTGAAAGATTGGTGTCCCGTTACTTAGATCGTGAGCTGAATGCATTGCCAATTAGAGAACAGAAGGGGCCTGCTGTTGTTATTGATGCAGAGAAGTTAGCTCAGTTGCAGCAGGATTCAGAATTCGTTCGGGACATTCTAACCGTAGATTTGGATGATACAAGTCAGGATGAGACACATCTAGAACCTATGGAGACAGAGGAGTCTTTCAACGGGGAAATATGGAAAGCGGGTGATCTGCAGGCACGGTATGTCAACGATAACGATAATGAGATGGATGTCGAGTCTGAGATCGAGCCTATGGCGTCTATATCGCCTATGTCATCTATTTCATGGGATACTACGGGTATTCCTGAGGAATGGCAACAGTGGGTACAAGCTTTAAGTTCTAGTGACTTGGAGGCTCTATATGTGCTTAAGCAGGGTCTGGGTTACTCTGAATTGCAACGTATCGCTCAGAATGTAGGTACGATGCCGGAGCTATTGCTGGATGGTATTAATGAAGTCGCGATGGACATGCTTGGCGATCTTGTGATCGATGGAGATGACTTAATGGAAGAGTATGTGCCACTCTTCGCAAAATTAACAAGAGGTGAACCTTATGAGTGA
- a CDS encoding ATP-binding protein produces MSEVKIPRRMTTALVNSLTAGVVPRIGLEHIAVGRKYEVEAILRDMDNVAEGGATFKLITGRYGSGKSFLLQMIRNYAMDREFVVADADLSPERRLVGTKGQGLATYRELITHLSTRTRPDGGALEVILQKWISSIQQEAMKELGLRPNDAALNQEVEQRIFAITGQMHNLVHGFDFAKVLAMYWNSYKLADDEGKQAALRWLRGEFATKTEAKKEMGVGVIINDDNWYDYMKLWSEFVAHIGYKGLLLFIDEGVNLYKITNSVSRQSNYEKLLMMFNDTMQGKAEHLGIFMGGTPQFVEDTRRGLYSYDALRSRLVEGRYGSEGLKNYTGPMIRLDMLSHEEILILLQKLRSIHSMQYGYTAQLTDDQLVQFMELAVGRMGADELLTTREVVRDFMDLLNTLYQNPEKSFDDLIGERTILSATEHPDEVNDFLAEFEL; encoded by the coding sequence ATGAGTGAAGTCAAAATTCCGAGAAGAATGACAACGGCCCTCGTCAATTCATTAACCGCAGGTGTGGTACCTAGAATTGGACTGGAGCATATTGCCGTTGGGCGTAAATATGAGGTTGAGGCTATACTGCGTGATATGGATAATGTCGCTGAAGGTGGCGCCACATTTAAGCTGATTACAGGTCGTTATGGTAGCGGCAAAAGCTTCTTATTACAAATGATTCGTAATTATGCGATGGATCGTGAGTTTGTTGTCGCAGATGCGGATCTATCCCCTGAGCGTAGATTGGTGGGCACCAAAGGGCAAGGACTGGCAACGTATCGTGAGCTAATTACCCACCTATCTACGCGGACTAGACCGGATGGGGGAGCGCTTGAAGTCATTTTACAGAAATGGATTTCTTCCATCCAGCAGGAGGCAATGAAGGAGCTAGGTCTGCGTCCTAATGATGCTGCCTTGAATCAGGAAGTGGAGCAGAGGATTTTTGCAATAACAGGACAGATGCATAATTTAGTACATGGGTTTGATTTCGCTAAAGTGCTGGCGATGTACTGGAACAGTTATAAGTTAGCCGATGATGAGGGGAAACAAGCAGCGCTTCGATGGCTTCGAGGGGAATTCGCTACAAAGACGGAAGCCAAGAAGGAAATGGGTGTTGGGGTCATCATTAATGATGATAATTGGTATGACTATATGAAGTTATGGTCTGAATTCGTGGCTCATATTGGCTATAAAGGGTTGCTGCTCTTTATTGATGAAGGCGTGAATCTTTATAAAATTACGAATAGTGTTTCTCGTCAGAGTAACTATGAGAAGCTGTTAATGATGTTCAATGATACGATGCAAGGGAAGGCAGAACATCTGGGTATATTCATGGGCGGGACACCGCAATTTGTAGAAGATACGCGGCGAGGACTCTATAGCTACGATGCACTTCGTTCACGATTGGTGGAGGGGCGTTATGGTTCGGAAGGTCTGAAGAATTACACAGGGCCGATGATTCGATTGGATATGCTGTCGCACGAAGAAATATTAATTTTGTTACAGAAGTTGAGAAGTATTCATAGCATGCAATATGGATACACCGCTCAGTTAACAGATGATCAGCTTGTGCAATTTATGGAGCTTGCGGTCGGCAGAATGGGAGCAGATGAATTACTCACCACGCGGGAAGTCGTAAGAGATTTCATGGATCTACTCAATACGTTATATCAGAATCCAGAGAAGTCGTTCGATGATCTAATTGGAGAGAGAACGATTCTCTCAGCAACCGAACATCCGGATGAAGTGAACGATTTCCTTGCAGAGTTTGAGCTATGA